The Ananas comosus cultivar F153 linkage group 7, ASM154086v1, whole genome shotgun sequence genome has a window encoding:
- the LOC109712976 gene encoding cysteine-rich receptor-like protein kinase 25 isoform X2, which translates to MYPYLTSLSFNIINNPLLLDCEKTMEPLPLPFLLCSLLLILLHTPTSKSSTFYINCPTNANYTANSIFQSNLNLLLSSLPSEAAPSGFYNISVGRSGADQVYGLALCRGDVSSADCNACLTRAAQDAVAKCPRGMSSTLWYDDCMLRYSNNSFFGIADSSPLVYLSNVQNVTDPQLFDDQLGQLMKSLAMKAAYGSGRPPLFAVGEVNFTSFNNIYGLVQCTRDLSPTGCYGCLSSYIGSIPQCCSTKIGGRIEGENCIVRFESAPFYNLAPSGNEAPPPMPQSNGTSTTTPSPPARLGQNTGNGSSQTGGKGTGGINGTTKTIIIVAISVVAAALLLLSAIFLCLRIRKKQRKPVRNALMINGGDDQEIRSAESLLFDLATIRAATSNFSEANKLGEGGFGPVYKGMLHDGQEIAVKRLSMSSVQGLVELKNEVVLVAKLQHRNLVRLIGCCLEEQEKLLIYEYLPNTSLDKFLFDPVRREQLDWIVRYKIIEGISRGLLYLHEDSRLKIVHRDLKASNILLDAFMTPKISDFGLAKLFDIDTSEGNTSRIAGTYGYMAPEYVIHGHFSTKSDVFSYGVLLLEIVTGRRNARSQETIHSEDVLSYVWKHWTEGTAHEVLDPSLAGQCRLQDVLRCIHIGLLCVQDDPSNRPSMASVVLMLSSLSFTLPAPSAPAFVILHGSTAENTVEIETDASSGLQRRTTRAASVNKVSISELEPR; encoded by the exons ATGTATCCCTATCTTACATCCCTATCTTTCAATATCATTAATAATCCCCTCCTACTTGATTGTGAGAAAACTATGGAACCTCTCCCACTCCCCTTCCTCCTCTGCTCCCTCCTCCTCATTCTCCTCCACACCCCAACATCCAAATCCAGCACCTTCTACATCAACTGCCCCACCAACGCGAACTACACGGCGAACAGCATCTTCCAGTCGAACCTCAACCTCCTCCTGTCTTCCCTCCCCTCTGAAGCCGCCCCCTCCGGCTTCTACAACATCTCGGTCGGTCGAAGCGGCGCCGACCAAGTCTACGGCCTCGCGTTATGCCGCGGCGACGTCTCCTCTGCCGACTGCAACGCCTGTTTGACTAGAGCCGCGCAAGACGCTGTCGCAAAGTGCCCGCGCGGCATGTCGAGCACCCTGTGGTACGACGACTGCATGCTGCGCTACTCCAACAATAGCTTCTTTGGCATCGCCGACAGCTCGCCCCTAGTATACTTGTCGAACGTGCAGAACGTCACGGATCCGCAGCTGTTCGATGACCAGCTCGGGCAGCTGATGAAGAGCTTGGCCATGAAAGCAGCCTATGGGTCGGGGCGGCCGCCGTTATTCGCGGTGGGGGAGGTCAACTTTACGAGCTTTAATAACATATACGGGCTGGTGCAGTGCACGAGGGATCTGTCGCCGACGGGCTGCTATGGGTGCTTGTCGAGTTACATCGGGAGCATCCCGCAGTGCTGCAGCACGAAGATCGGCGGGAGGATTGAAGGAGAGAATTGTATCGTCCGGTTTGAGTCGGCTCCGTTTTATAATTTGGCGCCATCCGGGAACgaggcgccgccgccgatgccgcAATCAAATGGGACGAGCACGACGACGCCATCGCCGCCGGCACGGTTGGGTCAGAATACGGGTAATGGCAGCAGTCAAACGGGCGGTAAGGGAACCGGAG GAATTAATGGAACTACAAAGACAATTATTATTGTTGCCATTTCTGTGGTTGCTGCTGCATTGTTGCTCCTCTCTGCTATCTTTCTCTGCCTGAGaataagaaagaaacaaagaaaaccaGTTAGAAATGCTCTGATGA TAAATGGAGGAGATGACCAGGAAATTAGAAGCGCGGAATCTCTATTGTTCGATTTGGCAACAATACGAGCTGCCACAAGCAACTTCTCAGAGGCAAATAAGTtaggagaaggtggatttggaccAGTGTATAAG GGGATGTTACACGATGGGCAAGAAATTGCAGTGAAGAGGCTCTCAATGAGCTCAGTACAGGGGCTTGTCGAGCTGAAAAATGAAGTGGTGCTTGTGGCAAAACTTCAGCATAGGAATCTGGTGAGGCTAATTGGTTGCTGCTTGGAAGAGCAAGAAAAGCTTCTTATCTATGAGTACCTGCCCAACACAAGCCTTGATAAGTTTCTCTTTG ATCCTGTGAGGCGCGAACAATTAGATTGGATAGTACGGTACAAGATCATCGAAGGGATTAGCCGAGGACTTCTCTATCTCCACGAAGATTCGAGGTTAAAGATAGTTCACCGTGATCTGAAAGCGAGCAACATCTTGTTGGATGCTTTTATGACCCCTAAAATCTCCGACTTCGGTCTCGCAAAGCTCTTTGACATCGACACGAGTGAAGGAAACACAAGTCGGATCGCAGGAACATA CGGATATATGGCACCGGAGTATGTAATTCATGGACATTTCTCAACAAAATCAGATGTTTTTAGTTATGGCGTGTTGCTTTTGGAGATTGTGACTGGACGAAGAAACGCTCGCTCTCAAGAAACTATTCATTCAGAAGACGTTCTATCCTAT GTGTGGAAGCACTGGACCGAAGGGACTGCACACGAGGTGCTCGACCCGAGTCTCGCGGGGCAGTGTCGGTTGCAGGACGTGCTGAGATGCATCCACATTGGGCTGCTGTGCGTCCAGGACGACCCGTCGAACCGGCCGAGCATGGCGTCCGTCGTGCTCATGCTCAGCAGCCTCTCCTTCACCCTCCCCGCCCCCTCGGCCCCTGCTTTCGTCATTCTGCATGGCTCAACTGCAGAAAACACGGTGGAGATCGAGACTGATGCATCCAGCGGGCTGCAGCGGAGGACGACGAGAGCTGCGTCGGTGAACAAAGTCTCCATTTCAGAACTCGAGCCACGATAG
- the LOC109712976 gene encoding cysteine-rich receptor-like protein kinase 25 isoform X1, with protein sequence MYPYLTSLSFNIINNPLLLDCEKTMEPLPLPFLLCSLLLILLHTPTSKSSTFYINCPTNANYTANSIFQSNLNLLLSSLPSEAAPSGFYNISVGRSGADQVYGLALCRGDVSSADCNACLTRAAQDAVAKCPRGMSSTLWYDDCMLRYSNNSFFGIADSSPLVYLSNVQNVTDPQLFDDQLGQLMKSLAMKAAYGSGRPPLFAVGEVNFTSFNNIYGLVQCTRDLSPTGCYGCLSSYIGSIPQCCSTKIGGRIEGENCIVRFESAPFYNLAPSGNEAPPPMPQSNGTSTTTPSPPARLGQNTGNGSSQTGGKGTGGINGTTKTIIIVAISVVAAALLLLSAIFLCLRIRKKQRKPVRNALMINGGDDQEIRSAESLLFDLATIRAATSNFSEANKLGEGGFGPVYKGMLHDGQEIAVKRLSMSSVQGLVELKNEVVLVAKLQHRNLVRLIGCCLEEQEKLLIYEYLPNTSLDKFLFADPVRREQLDWIVRYKIIEGISRGLLYLHEDSRLKIVHRDLKASNILLDAFMTPKISDFGLAKLFDIDTSEGNTSRIAGTYGYMAPEYVIHGHFSTKSDVFSYGVLLLEIVTGRRNARSQETIHSEDVLSYVWKHWTEGTAHEVLDPSLAGQCRLQDVLRCIHIGLLCVQDDPSNRPSMASVVLMLSSLSFTLPAPSAPAFVILHGSTAENTVEIETDASSGLQRRTTRAASVNKVSISELEPR encoded by the exons ATGTATCCCTATCTTACATCCCTATCTTTCAATATCATTAATAATCCCCTCCTACTTGATTGTGAGAAAACTATGGAACCTCTCCCACTCCCCTTCCTCCTCTGCTCCCTCCTCCTCATTCTCCTCCACACCCCAACATCCAAATCCAGCACCTTCTACATCAACTGCCCCACCAACGCGAACTACACGGCGAACAGCATCTTCCAGTCGAACCTCAACCTCCTCCTGTCTTCCCTCCCCTCTGAAGCCGCCCCCTCCGGCTTCTACAACATCTCGGTCGGTCGAAGCGGCGCCGACCAAGTCTACGGCCTCGCGTTATGCCGCGGCGACGTCTCCTCTGCCGACTGCAACGCCTGTTTGACTAGAGCCGCGCAAGACGCTGTCGCAAAGTGCCCGCGCGGCATGTCGAGCACCCTGTGGTACGACGACTGCATGCTGCGCTACTCCAACAATAGCTTCTTTGGCATCGCCGACAGCTCGCCCCTAGTATACTTGTCGAACGTGCAGAACGTCACGGATCCGCAGCTGTTCGATGACCAGCTCGGGCAGCTGATGAAGAGCTTGGCCATGAAAGCAGCCTATGGGTCGGGGCGGCCGCCGTTATTCGCGGTGGGGGAGGTCAACTTTACGAGCTTTAATAACATATACGGGCTGGTGCAGTGCACGAGGGATCTGTCGCCGACGGGCTGCTATGGGTGCTTGTCGAGTTACATCGGGAGCATCCCGCAGTGCTGCAGCACGAAGATCGGCGGGAGGATTGAAGGAGAGAATTGTATCGTCCGGTTTGAGTCGGCTCCGTTTTATAATTTGGCGCCATCCGGGAACgaggcgccgccgccgatgccgcAATCAAATGGGACGAGCACGACGACGCCATCGCCGCCGGCACGGTTGGGTCAGAATACGGGTAATGGCAGCAGTCAAACGGGCGGTAAGGGAACCGGAG GAATTAATGGAACTACAAAGACAATTATTATTGTTGCCATTTCTGTGGTTGCTGCTGCATTGTTGCTCCTCTCTGCTATCTTTCTCTGCCTGAGaataagaaagaaacaaagaaaaccaGTTAGAAATGCTCTGATGA TAAATGGAGGAGATGACCAGGAAATTAGAAGCGCGGAATCTCTATTGTTCGATTTGGCAACAATACGAGCTGCCACAAGCAACTTCTCAGAGGCAAATAAGTtaggagaaggtggatttggaccAGTGTATAAG GGGATGTTACACGATGGGCAAGAAATTGCAGTGAAGAGGCTCTCAATGAGCTCAGTACAGGGGCTTGTCGAGCTGAAAAATGAAGTGGTGCTTGTGGCAAAACTTCAGCATAGGAATCTGGTGAGGCTAATTGGTTGCTGCTTGGAAGAGCAAGAAAAGCTTCTTATCTATGAGTACCTGCCCAACACAAGCCTTGATAAGTTTCTCTTTG CAGATCCTGTGAGGCGCGAACAATTAGATTGGATAGTACGGTACAAGATCATCGAAGGGATTAGCCGAGGACTTCTCTATCTCCACGAAGATTCGAGGTTAAAGATAGTTCACCGTGATCTGAAAGCGAGCAACATCTTGTTGGATGCTTTTATGACCCCTAAAATCTCCGACTTCGGTCTCGCAAAGCTCTTTGACATCGACACGAGTGAAGGAAACACAAGTCGGATCGCAGGAACATA CGGATATATGGCACCGGAGTATGTAATTCATGGACATTTCTCAACAAAATCAGATGTTTTTAGTTATGGCGTGTTGCTTTTGGAGATTGTGACTGGACGAAGAAACGCTCGCTCTCAAGAAACTATTCATTCAGAAGACGTTCTATCCTAT GTGTGGAAGCACTGGACCGAAGGGACTGCACACGAGGTGCTCGACCCGAGTCTCGCGGGGCAGTGTCGGTTGCAGGACGTGCTGAGATGCATCCACATTGGGCTGCTGTGCGTCCAGGACGACCCGTCGAACCGGCCGAGCATGGCGTCCGTCGTGCTCATGCTCAGCAGCCTCTCCTTCACCCTCCCCGCCCCCTCGGCCCCTGCTTTCGTCATTCTGCATGGCTCAACTGCAGAAAACACGGTGGAGATCGAGACTGATGCATCCAGCGGGCTGCAGCGGAGGACGACGAGAGCTGCGTCGGTGAACAAAGTCTCCATTTCAGAACTCGAGCCACGATAG
- the LOC109713290 gene encoding cysteine-rich receptor-like protein kinase 25: MESLPLPILLCSPLLILLHAPTSKSDPLSINCPTDANYTANSTFQSNLNLLLSSLPSAAAPSGFYNTTVGPSGADQVYGLALCRGDVSSAECNTCLTTAAQDAVAKCPRGMSNTLWYDKCMLRYSNYSFFGIADSSAQLYMWNMQNVTDLQLFDDQLGHLMNNLATEAAYGSGRPPMFAAGKANFTNFLNIYATVQCTRDQTPDGCYGCLTTYIGNIPACCGTKQGGRILGETCTIRFEVYPFYNLSAVENAAIAPPPPLPPPAGSSQNTGNGSSQTGGKGSGGINGTTKTIIVVAISVVAAALLLLSAIFLCLRIRKKQRKRVRNALITNGGDEQEIRSAESLLFDFATIRAATSNFSEANKLGEGGFGPVYKGILQDGQQIAVKRLSVSSVQGLVELKNEVVLVAKLQHRNLVRLIGCCLEEQEKLLIYEYLPNTSLDKFLFGNTGDSLLWGESYTSTHFCGIV; this comes from the exons aTGGAGTCTCTCCCTCTCCCGATCCTCCTCTGCTCCCCCCTCCTCATTCTCCTCCACGCCCCCACATCCAAATCGGACCCCCTCTCTATCAACTGCCCCACCGACGCGAACTACACGGCGAACAGCACCTTCCAGTCGAACCTCAACCTCCTCCTGTCTTccctcccctccgccgccgccccgtcCGGCTTCTACAACACCACGGTCGGTCCAAGCGGCGCCGACCAAGTCTACGGCCTCGCGTTATGCCGCGGCGACGTCTCCTCTGCCGAATGCAACACCTGCCTGACTACGGCCGCGCAAGACGCTGTCGCAAAGTGCCCGCGCGGCATGTCGAACACCCTGTGGTATGACAAATGCATGCTGCGCTACTCCAACTATAGCTTCTTTGGCATCGCCGACAGCTCGGCTCAGTTGTACATGTGGAACATGCAGAACGTCACGGATCTGCAGCTATTTGACGACCAGCTGGGGCACCTGATGAACAATTTGGCCACGGAAGCGGCCTACGGGTCGGGGCGGCCGCCGATGTTCGCGGCAGGAAAAGCCAACTTCACGAACTTTTTGAATATATACGCGACGGTGCAGTGCACGAGGGACCAGACGCCGGACGGCTGCTACGGGTGCTTGACGACTTACATCGGTAACATCCCGGCCTGCTGCGGCACGAAGCAAGGCGGGAGGATACTAGGAGAGACTTGCACCATCCGGTTTGAAGTTTATCCGTTTTATAATTTGTCGGCCGTCGAGAACGCGGCGatcgcaccgccgccgccgctaccGCCACCGGCAGGGTCGAGTCAGAACACGGGTAACGGAAGCAGTCAAACGGGCGGTAAGGGTAGCGGAG GAATTAATGGAACTACAAAGACAATTATTGTTGTTGCCATTTCTGTGGTTGCTGCTGCATTGTTGCTCCTGTCTGCTATCTTTCTCTGCCTGAGaataagaaagaaacaaagaaaacgagttagaaatgCTCTGATCA CAAATGGAGGAGATGAGCAGGAAATTAGAAGCGCGGAATCTCTGTTGTTTGATTTTGCCACAATAAGAGCTGCCACAAGCAACTTCTCAGAGGCAAATAAGTTAggggaaggtggatttggaccAGTGTATAAG GGCATACTACAAGATGGGCAGCAAATAGCAGTGAAGAGGCTCTCAGTGAGCTCGGTACAGGGGCTTGTTGAGCTGAAAAATGAAGTGGTGCTTGTAGCAAAGCTTCAGCACAGGAATCTGGTGAGGCTAATTGGTTGCTGCTTGGAAGAGCAAGAAAAGCTTCTTATCTATGAGTACCTGCCCAACACAAGTCTTGATAAGTTTCTCTTCG GTAACACAGGGGATTCTCTCTTGTGGGGGGAGTCGTACACTTCTACCCACTTCTGCGGGATTGTTTGA
- the LOC109713291 gene encoding cysteine-rich repeat secretory protein 38-like, translated as MEPLPLPYLLCSLLILLHTPTSKSQPIYVNCPTEANYTANSTFQSNLNLLLSSLPSAAAPSGFYNTTVGRNGADQVYGLALCRGDVSSADCNACLTTAAQDAVAKCPRGMSNTLWYDNCMLRYSNNSFFGIADSSFWEYMWDGQNVTDPQQFDDQLGQLMNNLATKAAYGLGRPPLFAVGEVKFTSFNNIYGLAQCTWDLSPADCYECLMTNIGRIPQCCSTKMGGRIFGKNCVVQFESAPFYKLAAPPTPQSNGTSTVTPPRPAGSVQNTGKGGSQTRGKDTGGKSKSLSLVDSPHCGICYWGVVGNSN; from the coding sequence ATggagcctctccctctcccctacCTCCTCTGCTCCCTCCTCATTCTCCTCCACACCCCCACATCCAAATCCCAGCCCATCTATGTCAACTGCCCCACCGAAGCGAACTACACGGCGAACAGCACCTTCCAGTCGAACCTCAACCTCCTCCTGTCTTCCcttccctccgccgccgccccgtcCGGCTTCTACAACACCACGGTCGGTCGAAATGGTGCCGACCAAGTCTACGGCCTTGCGTTATGCCGCGGCGACGTCTCCTCTGCCGACTGCAACGCCTGCTTGACTACCGCCGCACAAGACGCTGTCGCAAAGTGCCCGCGCGGCATGTCGAACACCCTATGGTACGACAACTGCATGCTGCGCTACTCCAACAATAGCTTCTTTGGCATCGCCGACAGCTCGTTCTGGGAATACATGTGGGACGGGCAGAACGTCACGGATCCGCAGCAGTTCGATGACCAGCTCGGGCAGCTGATGAATAACTTGGCCACGAAAGCGGCCTACGGGTTGGGGCGGCCACCGTTATTCGCGGTGGGGGAGGTAAAATTTACGAGCTTTAATAACATATATGGGCTGGCGCAGTGCACGTGGGATCTGTCGCCGGCCGACTGCTATGAGTGTTTGATGACCAACATCGGGAGAATCCCTCAGTGCTGCAGCACGAAGATGGGCGGGAGGATTTTCGGAAAGAATTGTGTCGTCCAATTTGAGTCGGCTCCGTTTTATAAATTGGCGGCGCCGCCTACTCCGCAATCAAATGGGACGAGCACGGTGACGCCGCCACGGCCGGCAGGGTCGGTTCAGAATACGGGCAAGGGCGGCAGTCAAACGAGGGGTAAGGATACCGGAGGTAAGTCAAAGTCTCTTTCCCTCGTTGACTCTCCCCACTGTGGGATTTGCTATTGGGGGGTCGTAGGAAATTCCAATTGA
- the LOC109712978 gene encoding cysteine-rich receptor-like protein kinase 10 produces MKKQRKPVRNAPITNGGDDQEIRRAESLLFDLATIRAATSNFSEANKLGEGGFGPVYKGILQDGQEIAVKRLSMSSVQGLVELKNEVVLVAKLQHRNLVRLLGCCLEEQEKLLVYEYLPNTSLDKFLFDPVRREQLEWVIRFRIIEGISRGLLYLHEDSRLKIVHRDLKASNILLDAFMTPKISDFGLAKLFDVNASEGSTSRIAGTYGYMAPEYIIHGHFSTKSDVFSYGVLLLEIVTGRRNSRPQESIHSEDVLSYVWKHWSQGTAHHVLDLSLAGQCRLQDVLRCIHIGLLCVQEDPSNRPSMASVVLMLSSLSFTLPAPSAPAFIILHGSTADNTVEIETDSSGGLQRKTTRAASVSDVSNSELEPR; encoded by the exons atgaagaaacaaagaaaaccaGTTAGAAATGCTCCGATCA CAAATGGAGGAGATGACCAGGAAATTAGACGCGCGGAATCTCTATTGTTCGATTTGGCCACAATACGAGCTGCCACAAGTAACTTCTCAGAGGCAAATAAGTtaggagaaggtggatttggaccAGTGTATAAG GGTATACTACAAGATGGGCAGGAAATAGCAGTGAAGAGACTCTCAATGAGCTCGGTACAGGGGCTTGTTGAGCTGAAAAATGAGGTGGTGCTTGTAGCAAAGCTTCAGCATAGAAATCTGGTGAGGCTACTTGGTTGCTGCTTAGAAGAGCAAGAAAAGCTTCTTGTCTATGAATACCTGCCCAACACAAGCCTTGATAAGTTTCTCTTTG ATCCTGTGAGGCGCGAACAATTAGAATGGGTCATACGGTTCAGGATCATCGAAGGGATCAGTCGAGGACTTCTCTATCTCCACGAAGATTCGAGGCTAAAGATAGTTCACCGCGACCTGAAAGCGAGTAACATCTTGCTGGATGCCTTCATGACACCTAAAATCTCCGACTTTGGTCTCGCAAAGCTCTTCGACGTCAATGCAAGTGAAGGAAGTACGAGTCGGATCGCGGGAACATA CGGATATATGGCACCAGAGTATATAATTCACGGACATTTCTCAACAAAATCAGATGTTTTTAGTTATGGCGTGTTGCTTTTGGAGATTGTGACTGGACGAAGAAACTCTCGCCCTCAAGAAAGTATTCATTCAGAAGACGTTCTATCCTAT GTGTGGAAGCACTGGAGCCAAGGGACTGCACACCATGTGCTCGACCTGAGTCTCGCAGGGCAGTGCCGGTTGCAGGACGTGCTGAGATGTATCCACATTGGGCTGCTGTGCGTCCAGGAGGACCCGTCGAACCGGCCGAGCATGGCGTCCGTCGTGCTCATGCTCAGCAGCCTCTCCTTCACCCTCCCCGCCCCCTCGGCCCCTGCTTTCATCATTCTGCATGGCTCAACTGCAGACAACACGGTGGAGATCGAGACTGATTCATCCGGCGGCCTGCAGCGGAAGACGACGAGGGCTGCGTCGGTGAGCGACGTCTCCAATTCAGAACTCGAGCCACGGTAG